ttgatccTTGAAAATGTGATGTTGTTGTCACTGAAATAATAGCCTGTATAGAATATACATTTTTATGAGATAGCTACACAATGCAATGAAGGTAGAGTGGACAGAGCGACCACCCCTGATGCTTTGGTTGATAACGGACGGGGAAAAGAGAGCGTGAGATTATTTAGTTTGATGAAAAAGATGACAAATTTGATTGCAAGTTATTAATCTACCTaactattaaaattaatcaatgaaAGATGGTAATTtgtttttagtataatttaaatcaattttaagtatatttttcaaaatataaatttttttattaaaaataattatgttttaaatttcagataaatttaacaatttttaatctagtttttaataattttttttttgatatattGAGTACTCACCACCAATCACATTTCTATGCACTACTCACAAGCCCGTACTATATACCGATATATTCAATTCACAAACATCTcatatttgtttatgttattacaTAAGTAACATCACCACTCACCTTCAAACACATTAAACAGCACAGTGGATGAAGCAACTCACGTGTTTAAATTGATGGGCAATTTTGTAATGTTACACGAAATACTCCTAAATCACCTCAATTTTGAACGAGTAGATTAAATCCTCCATTTCACAAATTTACGCTCATATTTTATACCATATCGTTGCAAAGAAACATGGTCAAAGCATGAAATCCGTCCTCCCAAATACACTTAAACAGTGCAATCGCATGAAAAGAATGCATTAATCTTTTGTACAACATCTGCATAATGAAAGTCTTATATTTCTATTTCATACAACACCAAAAATAACAGATCCAATACTTCCATTATTCAAGTACCTCTAGTTAACCAAatctaatttcaaatttacCCAATACTTGTTCTGCAAGCATCATGCACTAATTCATTGAGAAATTATGGTCAATTGgcataaaaagtataaaagtaatatatacaattatttagTTTTCTCCTTTTCAAAATTTGGACCAATGTTACGGTGGGCCTGGGCTGTCACACCTATAAAAATGGGCCTGTAATGAACAAATATCTTTCCACTGGACAACACCAAGACCAACTTTCCCATCCGTATCCACATATTTCTGATGCAAACCTTTAGGGTGTTTATTCCTCCAACCCATCAAACTGGAATTTTACTTTCCTGAACAAACTAAactaattcaagaaaaaaatttctgGAAGACACTCATGTCACCCTTGTTACGGATCAAAATTCCGAAAGTCTGTGatgaggtgcaggaagaaacacCCAAACTCTTATAGAACAAGGTTGTTTTTTCTTGCTATATTCTTCTTAACGATTTGCCTGAACAAATTTTCCATAgtaaaattgaagttgtgattATGAACCAACATGATACTGTATATTGAAAGATAATTTAGTTGGCTTAGATTCGagtcattttaaattttcgCACAAATTACGCTTCCGTAACGAAATGCTcaattttttagtaaattttaggattttttagAGAATAATTCTGGATAAGCTTTCAGCAAATTTTCTATTCAAAAAGGGTAAAATTTTCATGACTGTCCACTTCGTAGTTTTACCCGAGATGATtctgttaggaatccaagtgtgagtctaagtctcatattgaccaaaaatgagaaagtagagcactatataagaatcaagacccataaacccattgccttaaggttttgaatTGAGAATGATGTCAGTGCCTTATATGGTTTGGCTCAAATCTCATTGGTATTGTATTTCTCCAGTGATACCCCTCCTTGTAAACCTAACATATTCTAATAGCTTCTTTGTCACTGGCTCATTTTCTTATCGGAAATGATATTTCGgcttaatatttttctttggcTTGGTTTTTCCcgtttttccttctttttttagGGAAACTTTGTACTCAATTTGGCCCGTTATCAGGTAAAGGAAAGGTTAGCAAACTTTCGTTAGTTTTTCATGAGGTTTTGCAGTCTATGTTGGCTTTGAGATGCTGTAGTGTTTCACAAACCAAATTTTTGTCTAAGTTTTTGATGATTTATTGAGATAGTAAGTATAGTATAGCTCGATGAGAAAAATTAGAACTCGATTaagaaaatgtaaattaaaaagtacGTGGGAGTGCTAATACGGTTTAACACTCCCATTAGACCATATATtagtatttcttaaaatttcataagtgtGAGATTCATAATGTTTCAGGAATAAGGATCAAATACTTACTAAGAACCACTTCAATGGTCTAATAGACCATACAATACACATATGagacttaaaattttaaaatatttaataagatttATCAATACTAATTTAtcccttaaaaagaaaatatctcaCCAACAGTAaagaaacttaacaaaaattcaGAAATACcgaattagattttttatacttaaatcaatattttaattatttttttatatttttttactcaaaaCATACAcacatgataataaaataaaaaaacatgacaaTCATTCATTATCACATTTAtgtcataaaataattaaaaaaaatcattattaaatataaaaaaattacctaacataaaataaaaaaaatagttaaagtaatctttaaaataaattatagataatatataaatataaatataattttaaattaaatatactaatatataaatatagttttaaaatatatgtaaaatataaatgagaAAAGTTGGAgagttatgattttcttttgtcaTAATCATGGCAACGatgtcttaaaaaaaattaaatgaattagttcattatctattgaaaaaaatatattaaattacataaaaaaaatttaagaaataaattttaaataaaatacctcattttttttttaattttcctttatATCTCTCAAACTCTTGGACCATACCTCTGTTCGTATTTTCTAAATCTCATTTGTTTTATAAGGAAAGATGCTTAATTAGTTGCTTTGATTTTTAAGTCATCCCTTGAAGATATAGATGCAATCATGCAATAGCTATTAATAATTGTTTGGATTCCATGATTCTATTATGCTCTTTGAGTGGCACAGAATTAAATGGTCCTAATCTCTATATTAATTTAActattgttatttataattaacttttgaatttttttgttgaatataTTCTACATTATGTGGGGTTTAATTAGAACTGAAAATATCCTTTTTTTCTCCTATCcgttcattttctttatttatcctTTACGTTTGTGGGCATCAGatacttaaaaataatgttGCTAAAATATGTGATGCCACGCCAAGAAAaggaagaatatatatatatatatatatatatatatatatatatatatatatatatatatatatatatatattccatcAAAGTAGTacatttttttagtgaattttaaaactagtattattttaataagaaaaaaaattatagatctAGGTAAGTTATCATTGGAAGGACGAGTTCAAATAAAGTTgggtaaatattattatgaactttaatattttggttacgtccacatttcaaaatttattattcatgttattgtataaaaatttattaaaataaataaatacaaaatatgaatGACTACactaaatttatgataaaaaaatatacttcacaaaatagaaacaaatatatttattataaaaaagttttaaataaatatatgtatgtaaaataataaatcacttttatctatgaataaaaaacaaattacttaACTCAtcaatacaataattttttcaaagagaaaatatgaaaaactctGAATCATATGGTTTGGAAAATGTATGCATCCCGTGTAAAGAAATCGTCACCTTGTAATTCGACTCTGGTTTTTAAGTAATCATGATTTATTTGCAATTAAAGTTGGCACACAGCGAAGACCTTTTTCTGCTTAAAAAGTTATACTATGACTTCATGAAGTGATTTAATatgagtaattaattttttttaaaaaaataattatatattaatcaataatttatactaaattatgtcaGAAAcgaaatataacaataaaaaaaatagaatcataatattattattattattttaaaatcactatTGGTATTATCTTGtactttaatttcaataataattcaACAATAAAAAGAGGGCACAATCGATTATTTTTACTGAAAAGTAGATTTGTAACAAGGTGGAAATAGGAAAACCTTAATAAGAAGAATTAATACAAGAAAGGTATAATTAAGAAAGGTATTATTTTCACCACTGTTACTCTTTCTACCATTGATGTTCTGAGAGCCATCCCTGTGGTTGGTGTAAGAGTTTACATCGCCTCCGGAGTTTTGGGCAGCTTCCTCCTCAGCCTGCAGATCTGCAAGCATGTTTCTAAATATAACACTCAAAGCCATATAATTTGCTCATCTTTATCACTTACCTTCTACTACTATTATAGATTCAATTATCACTCAACTCACACACCAATTTATAGATTCAATTCAACTTACCCACTCACTAACCACAGAATCCGGTGCTCTGCTTCTTCACCACgctataatataattaataacgtCGTGGCGGTGGTTACGGCGCTGCTGCAAGTTATAATTGGAAGACACCATATAAAGTCTTCAAATTTTCTAACCTCCATCTATATTTGGtttaaagaatttatttaaatgttaataatttcattttttttatgagttcaatatgtttttgtttttaaaatttttatttcaatgttaATTGTATAATTGTTGAAAAACGTGTTTAAAACATcgaataattttaataaaatttggttaaaatgattaaatttataaattttaaattgatttaaaatattaaaaaaagacagaataattataatttttattaaaaattaaaataccaaaaatatatttaaattttttatttactaaatgtACTCTTTATAAacgttaagtttatttatagaGTAATTAATCCAATGAATCAGAAGAATAAGTCATGCTAATTTTTTAGTGCAATgaaattattcaaattgataattttgtctttcaacttaaaatatttggaAACGGTTCTTCTTCGTGTTTAAACTCATTGTTTACTAACCTTTTTAATGTCACAAATTTATAGCAAGGACTAAATTGTAAGCATTTAAAGGTTGGTGActaatattaattcaaaaatataggAAAGAAAGCAAGTTTAAGCAAAAGTAGAAGattattaaaggaaaaataagcTTAATGTTCTTATATCTTATTACTCCATTActttagtttaattaaattaacaatatGGTTGCCTGCTgtctagggatggcaacggggcgggacgggtacgggtatcttgatcccatccccatccccataataaaaattcatccccatccccatccccaaactcaacgggtatacaacttttgacccatccccatccccaccgggtaacgagtattttcttatacccatacccatacccatttttttattgttccatatatcaattaaatattttttataaaaaaaatttaaaaatcacaccaacggaatcatgatactatcaaaatattcaatattaaaataacatactctttttgattttcaattttcatgatgtcaaatattaagaaaaatattataatagtataaatctcaaattaaagtatcaaataacaactaaataaaattcaaataattatataaaagctaaaaaattacacattactaaaattttataataaccaaaatatttattaattttacaaatgatcagtggtttcatttgcattcgatccacctacacatagaaaaaaaatgaaaaattagatatgatataataattgaaattgaaaattttaattactagaatataatgtaccttcttcatcagattcattttcactcatgagaacatcttttccttttaattttttaacacctacaaacaccaaatgtagaatattagatgagaattcacaaaaaatactaacaaaaaatattaataaatttgagtagatggattcaatggagattgactgtcattattggaactttgaaagggagttggttgttgtgaacactgtggtggacttggtacctgcaaatcttgatctcctgtgctcattttctctagaaactaacatacgtaacaaaaaaaatcaaacaaagtaaaaaggttaatttcttttttaacaaaatataaaaggaaaaccaataatcaagtttaaaaatatttcaaatattttttatactattaaaaatttatattataccacttaaacgaaatagcacaaataacaaaattaaattaataataattcaaatttaaacatagattcttcatcttttgatcttgaattaaattaaggatttatgcaattgaatacttaaaattgagaattaaacattatcatgaaacaaaaaataaataataaataaaattatcataaaggagtaaagataattaaatgtgtgacccaaatttgagaatatccatttgaacataacataacggaaaaaaaaatgtataattaagattatgataaaaggaaaagtaccttgaagatctgcttaaaccttaaagaacaagccaaacaattaaaagagagtaaaaaagtgtataaccaaagtaacaaaaagaagagctacaaaataagagtcaaacattttcatgaaaataaataaataaataaagataatcaaatgtgtaacctaaaaattatttcatagaatgaaattgaggaacacctatttgaacataaccatgtacagagagtaaaaattatgtaataagaagaagaaaaattaccttcaaaattaaatcttgaaaaacaaaccagacaattgagagagtaaacaaagtgtataacaaaaaacaaagagaatgagaaatatgttatatatatatatatatatatatatatatatatatattatattatattatattatatattatattactatgtatatatatatattatatgtgtggatatcttatgtttatatatatatatatatatatatatatatatatatatatatatatataattatttatatatattatattatattatatattatattattattactatgtatatatattatatgtgtggatatcttatgtttatatatatatatatatatatatatatatatatttttatagatatatatttattttaaatatatattatattatattatataataatatatattatattattatgtatatatattatatgtatatgcgtagatattttatgcttttatatatatatatatatatatatatatatatatatatatatatatatatatatatatatttcttttaaatttttataaatttgtaatgttataaatttgtttataaaagatctcactagttaaatgattaatttgttttatacgtatatattatatatatatattatattatattattatgtatatatattatatgtatattatattacatgtatatgtgtaaatatatatatatatatatatatatataaaagtatattttatttatatgtatatatactatattatattatattatattatattttattttattttatgtgtaaatatattatttatttatatatattttttagattatttaataaattataaatagtttagtaatttaagcggggacgggtatttaggcgggtatatatatatccccatccccatccccagttgaaaatttcgggtattacccatacccatacccatacccagtcaaagcggggattccccgtcaaaacggggacgggttcgggtgatacccacgggcacggatttatttgccatctctactgtCATTCATAGGCCATACTTACGTACTAATTTATTGAGATGGCGTAATTCAACATCAAATTTAcataaataagtattttttttaagaaaaatatggaTATAAGTAAAACATGTTTAAAAGCGTGATTTTAAATTGAAGACGTCATACTTTTAAAAGCATTGagtcattaaaaattataactatacCAGAATAACAGCTTTTATAATGAACTATTATTGAGTAATTAAAAGtgcttgaaatatatatatatatatatatatatatatatatatatatatatatatatatatatatatatatatataaagatataaagtttgacaataaatattaatgaatagtTCAAGACATGATGTGAAAAAAgagattcaaataataaattttgttacaaTAGATTCTCACTCATAATTCTgatatcataataaataaataaacttacatttaataaaaaattattaactcaATTTTGTAATATAAGCTTTACACAATTCATGTATTATAAATTGATGTGatgtaattgattatatttaaaatatatatctacttcTAAAATCGTGAATTTAATCAAAATGGATTACACAAATACTTTTTCTACTGGTTTTTCaccactttatttatatatatatatatatatatatatatatatatatatatatatatatatatatatatatataaaagaggcGGATCATCATAATGACCAAGGGACAATGGCccccaaaaattttaaattttatataattgatatataatttttaatatattttatatattttatatatttgatactCTAGAAAAGTTTATACATTTAtcgttcatatttattttttaattttattttttaagttaaaataattattttattaatattatgtgattgtttatttaatttaacaattcttttatttagctattttttaaaatttaatattataaatgaaaattaattataatataattataaaagttattatatttaattttataactataataataataataataataaattttttattttttattatcattaaaaaattaaatacaatatttttactagtttatataaaaattttgagatCATTTTGTTGGTTTCTATTTtcgtttaaaaatatcaaatttccCTCCAATCATTTCAAATCTCAATTTGATttcgattttttaaaaaattatgtaatttggtCATTTCTTGTTAAATCTCTTAAATcgaatcaatatttttattttatcaaaattaaagttgtgAGTAAGGatgatttattttgttgatgtaatgaatataattctagtgtcaattttgataaaaatcttAACTTgatttcaaaaaagtttaactaaaaagattaaattaaatcatatcTGCCACTGAAATATAATCTTTCTACCGTGTTCACAAACCTCTCACCATGGTTGGTTTATGAATTTCCATTACCTTTGGACTTTTGGGCTGCTTCCTCGGCCTCCAGATCAGCCAGTTATAAACCCGCAAATTCTATGTTATCTTAATCACACACTTAAAACTCTCTTATTATTTGTTCATAATGCTTTTAGTTCTATATttctataacaaaaaataactcCACAAGATCGATTCACTCTATAACTAAAATGATTagatattcatttatatatatatatatatatatatatatatatatatatattatattgtataaAGTGATCAGAtagaaaaaaactatatatctataattaggAAGACATGACGGTTAAAAAGGACATCATCCTAGATTTCAATGTCTGCTTGATCGAAGTCACGTGTTCTAagtcttttaattttatcaaagtCTCTTCAAAAGTTTGTCTCACATGTCATTTGTATCGTCTGGACTGCGAATCGGAAAATCTTAAGTAATTGCTTGTAAGTTTCTCGAGTACGCATTGTTAAGTCTATTGTTACTGTTTCGTAGGGTTGGTTACCCTAAAATACACATTCTGTACACATCAAGGGCATTGCACAAGGTAATAAATTATTCCAAATAACTGGTCGAGGTCTCACGAAGTTAAAGATCAACGACAAGTTGCGCTCAATATGGTGCTTAAACaagacagaaaaagaaagaaataaaactgAATGAAGAAATTTGCTGCAACATCAGAGGTCTTTATTATTAACCACCACAATTACAACATAGTATGGCTTAGGCATCACTGGGAAACCTTTACATTTATTGGTAATATTACAGTATAACACAGTAGACCATAGTGCACAGCAAATAGTAAACGCagaaaaatattagtagtaGTTATTTGTGGAGGAGTTAAAGCCACCCTCGACGTAGCCTCCGTTGCCATTACCATTGAAAGTGCCACTGTTATGAATCACACGTTCACCGTAGTGGTTTGAGTTGTCATACCTGTTCCGATCGCCTGAATTGGCTCCACTGTTGATTTTTGCATTGGCGAAATTCTGGTTCCCACTGCCATGGTTGTTGAACGAGTCTGAAGTACCATCGTTGTCGAACATCAGCTTCCTCTGACGCCATCGGTATGCCATTCTGATCTCTTACTGCCAAATTGCTCTCTACCTTCTTCTTTTGCTTTCGGACTGCCTTATCGTTACCAACAACTCTAACCAACAATATATAGATGCAAGAAACCGAATCCAATTCTCTTCCTAGGCCACACATGTCTATGCAAATAATTTTCTAACGTTTTTTATTAACAACTTGTACGCACATGGTTGGATAAGAGTTTTGAACGAGCATATATCCATTTTTGATGGGACATCACGGTCTAAAAGTTATTCCATCATATCTAGCGTATGGAAAATATGAAGTATAGAATTCAAAGTTTTATTCTTTTCAGAAtgctaacttttttttaaaaattaatcttcatgtaatttacattttatgtatttattattttatatattttcattttttctttttatggaaTAACACCATAGTCTAAAATTTATTCCATGGTAACGTATGGAAGATAAGAagtatagaatttaaagttgaACAACAAGCTTTCCGACTATTAAGACAAATTTGTATTTGAGGTTCTATTTAAAGTAAAACTTGTAAATAtgaatctaataattttttttttcaaatagggTCATAGGATGATGTTGTCACGGTGGAGGACGACAGTCggtttctgttattttttttttcaaaaaaacaatGTCATCTTTTATAAGGATAGTTTATCTGTGAAAGGAAAAGTGAAGTCATTCTCATACATGACGagttcatttttcaattttttttacgtaattaatgaattttgattattttttaatttaaatttattggaaaaataaatagtaaaaataaaaacaaataatagaataaaaataaatattaatatattttaacattgattaaaaattaaaatacaaaatttgtaaaacaaaaattataaaactgcatcgttaaaaataatgaaaagtaaaaaatttaagaaaaaatgcaacgttaaagaaataaaagtgaaaaattaaaaaaaaaacctaaaaaaaaaaaggaaaaggcaACTTTACTTTTTTCACGTAACAAAAATGGTTCTCACATAAGACAATTTTgcttttcaaaaagaaaaacgaTTGGGTGAAGGACAACTCTACGCTGACGACTTCTgtttaccaaataaaattttaacgaattctattttacaaatttaacgtCAAAAGAATCGTCGGTAAAAAAAACTACTATTAGTCTATATTTCAATAACATCTCTCTTTAACAAACTATTTATACAAGAATGAGAAACCATTCTTAATAATTGAACTacttacataaattttaaaattgtaccTATCCGGCCCATGTACTATTATTTAGCAGGCCCAAAACAGTTCAATAACCAAAGAATccaaatttgatatttatattatatattaacctTTCTAAAATAAGTGAAAGATAATATTCAATAGATATATGATAAAAGTAGAAGTCATTCA
This portion of the Vigna unguiculata cultivar IT97K-499-35 chromosome 6, ASM411807v1, whole genome shotgun sequence genome encodes:
- the LOC114187065 gene encoding insoluble matrix shell protein 4-like is translated as MAYRWRQRKLMFDNDGTSDSFNNHGSGNQNFANAKINSGANSGDRNRYDNSNHYGERVIHNSGTFNGNGNGGYVEGGFNSSTNNYY